In the genome of Prevotella sp. HUN102, one region contains:
- a CDS encoding DUF4465 domain-containing protein, with product MKQKYFLVSLSLALATFVSTPVWAQTESVVKLEKGNKTVTVGDAAVQFYDDGGKEGNITKDLEGSVTFKPEDSSKKIMIDFTKMSIANGSLYGQTVYVYNGSTTDAANLLATFNKQEIGKVRSSAADGALTVKLKNNAYMEGAGWEATVTQFAPQPMKYAGIDIAQFSTGTVCAGDKSQAILSFNIKTEELSPVLTTKKFRFNTNGTQAQVTHATLYYTKASNAFATTKKIGEVDVTGNEFEITTTEALELFEGNNYFWLAYDINEKALDGQKIDAALTNFTLSDGDHAVGAEGNPAGDRTVENIVYVQTGKIEKKVNGSLVYKTKSGYGSSHEGFDEDRIITFVPMHNGKIIQIDFSKFNLYYSQYSGYGVKAIFEIYSGKDTKGEKLWEVDSKTAAENGPGKTIRSKSADGAITIRFNAKSTTSYYLGKGIEATVSEYESKPMAVKEVTANQTSTDIIAASDKNQDIISFNVKTEGDKDALKLNGVAIDLKESKQSIEKITIFGTGSKDEVPGKSATAIATITDFGTDNTVNATFTTPVDLTEGDNWFRVRYDIKDNAEAEKKIDAAVASVIINGTSQPVATADPEGERIIKNIFNLKNGENGTKIIPENGTLMFYDDGGEKNKASINFNGTVTFAPEKPGYGIKLTVKDWKMVYGNNFNVSYGGEAKATPDAKFGYYDKLESIITKSQDGKLTVNFTTGRTSGDGFAIEVSSIPLTAIAVKSVKTVAVAKDEVLKGQTNLPMMRIDVEAEGDYGTLDVTKFVVNADQNSIITRAKVYATDTVSTFATANLIGEATANPYEINGTYTIADRGVYKFWVAYDLSTAANLGDKASAALTNVTIGGVESSPEAAVTATTTIKEGIKGTISVGADEKYKTIQSAIDALNDGIEGPVTISIKPGIYKEHVNVPEIPGMSENNTLTIESSTGKPSDVKIYNDRYADSGYSEDKMAREYGVFTFDGADYVTLRGVEVTTDKINYPSVVHLRNVSQHVTVDNCYIHAPITTNNQQDVNLVYMYSINKANCNNDYFTLKNSVLDGGYIGVKLGGTSNVNLPKETGAQVLNNIIRNNGTKGIYLMKEDNAKIIGNTLENTTTTKGNFLAADIQSETTMQIENNKFILNITPNTTALSIRSINATADKPATIVNNSFVLNTKDNSSAAIKISSPSSNINIAHNTVRVIGKTTAPALWFNDNMENVSVTQNIFQNEAGGYVYRFYKTENIATIKYSKNNVYTTGSVFAYDKNNIAKFADWTTKSNEADSYNETVEFLDEKILEPKNEGNLLKTVALAYVAKDINGTVRNASTPTMGAYEYNASTAAPVMAADYPSVTNITDSTANVNVKADMNAKAYIVVKKKGEVAPTKEEVIAANNVVIISKDEKGTYNATGLTKDETYVAYAVLVSLRDAQGEVVASKEFKATSSPAPIELKAPKVVADDNIIEAGSAANLTATITEGQAPYTVKWINGKHEEVATDVVPTENDDYIILVTDANGMTATDTCRVYVTGNAVTATFENLYLDNESHWSGPNKYGSFVSGSYEFDNGNMPEWNYWYNFGYSNETSTKYKGLADQFHSAVGAGVDGSENYAVAYPQGGKITVFNKEDGDSIRGFYITNTAWVVDAVKNGDNMSTVEGGFQKGDYYKLTITGKAKDGTKKNVEYYLADYRSDKEADRYVLESWQWVDLRTLGAVQEISFKLEGTKKNNFGLTTPTYFCMDNFNGTRKITDAASQEVSDTINIAGLFTPDGSNATIKYELADSVDSSLATSVEVTKDGKLVVKGTSNKNFSVIVKMTQAGKIQFVRIPVNFTPTGITSVGEDADNGAIRIENGHIIVNAGANASVQVYTTTGVLVANAKGNARLDVAQGLYIVKVTANGKSFSKNVIIQ from the coding sequence ATGAAACAAAAGTACTTTTTAGTATCGTTGTCTCTTGCCTTGGCTACATTCGTATCTACGCCTGTATGGGCGCAGACAGAATCTGTGGTTAAACTTGAAAAAGGCAACAAAACTGTAACAGTGGGTGACGCTGCCGTTCAGTTTTACGATGATGGAGGCAAGGAAGGCAACATCACAAAGGATCTTGAAGGATCAGTAACCTTCAAACCCGAAGATTCGAGTAAGAAAATTATGATAGACTTCACAAAGATGTCTATCGCAAACGGATCATTATATGGTCAGACCGTTTATGTATATAATGGTTCTACGACCGATGCAGCCAATCTGTTGGCAACTTTCAACAAGCAGGAAATAGGTAAGGTAAGATCTTCTGCTGCTGATGGTGCATTGACTGTTAAGCTAAAGAACAATGCTTATATGGAAGGAGCAGGTTGGGAAGCTACCGTTACCCAGTTTGCCCCACAGCCAATGAAGTATGCTGGTATCGACATTGCACAATTCTCTACCGGTACTGTGTGCGCCGGCGACAAGAGTCAGGCTATCCTGTCATTCAATATCAAGACAGAAGAGCTGTCTCCGGTTCTTACCACGAAGAAATTCCGCTTCAATACGAACGGAACACAAGCACAAGTTACCCACGCTACATTATATTATACAAAGGCTTCCAATGCTTTTGCTACTACTAAGAAAATCGGAGAAGTTGATGTTACTGGGAACGAATTTGAGATTACCACAACAGAAGCATTAGAACTTTTTGAAGGCAACAACTATTTCTGGTTGGCTTACGACATCAATGAAAAGGCTCTCGACGGTCAGAAAATTGATGCCGCCCTCACAAACTTTACATTGAGCGATGGAGACCACGCAGTAGGTGCTGAGGGAAATCCTGCGGGCGACCGAACGGTGGAGAATATCGTTTATGTTCAGACTGGAAAAATTGAAAAGAAAGTAAATGGTTCACTCGTTTACAAGACTAAAAGTGGCTATGGCAGTAGCCACGAAGGCTTCGATGAAGATCGTATCATTACTTTTGTGCCTATGCACAATGGTAAAATCATACAGATTGACTTCTCTAAATTCAACCTTTACTATTCTCAGTATAGTGGATATGGTGTAAAAGCCATATTTGAAATTTATAGTGGTAAGGATACTAAAGGCGAAAAACTTTGGGAAGTAGACTCCAAGACTGCTGCTGAAAACGGTCCGGGGAAAACCATTCGCTCAAAATCTGCCGACGGAGCTATCACTATTCGATTCAATGCTAAGAGCACAACATCCTACTATCTTGGCAAAGGTATAGAAGCAACCGTAAGCGAATACGAGTCAAAGCCGATGGCTGTCAAGGAAGTTACGGCTAATCAAACTTCAACGGATATCATTGCTGCCAGCGACAAGAACCAAGATATTATCAGTTTCAATGTGAAGACAGAAGGAGATAAGGACGCATTGAAACTGAATGGTGTTGCTATTGATTTGAAAGAATCCAAGCAGAGTATCGAGAAGATAACTATCTTCGGAACTGGCAGCAAGGACGAAGTTCCGGGAAAATCTGCCACAGCAATTGCTACTATCACAGATTTCGGAACAGATAATACTGTAAATGCAACATTCACGACACCGGTCGATCTCACAGAGGGCGACAACTGGTTCCGTGTACGCTACGATATTAAAGACAATGCAGAGGCTGAAAAGAAAATTGACGCTGCTGTTGCATCCGTAATTATTAATGGTACAAGTCAGCCTGTAGCCACAGCCGACCCTGAAGGCGAACGTATTATCAAGAACATTTTCAATCTGAAGAACGGCGAGAATGGTACAAAGATAATTCCAGAGAATGGAACTTTGATGTTCTATGATGACGGTGGCGAAAAGAATAAGGCATCTATCAATTTCAATGGAACAGTAACTTTCGCTCCTGAAAAACCGGGTTATGGAATCAAACTTACCGTGAAGGACTGGAAGATGGTGTATGGCAATAACTTCAACGTCTCTTATGGTGGCGAAGCAAAAGCAACGCCTGATGCAAAATTTGGATATTACGATAAGCTGGAAAGCATCATAACAAAATCACAGGACGGAAAACTTACCGTAAACTTTACTACTGGCAGAACCTCGGGCGATGGCTTTGCTATTGAAGTAAGTTCAATTCCTCTTACTGCCATTGCAGTAAAGTCAGTAAAGACCGTAGCAGTTGCTAAGGACGAAGTGCTCAAGGGACAAACAAATCTCCCAATGATGCGCATCGATGTAGAGGCAGAGGGCGACTATGGAACGCTTGACGTTACCAAGTTCGTCGTTAATGCCGACCAGAACAGCATCATTACTCGTGCGAAAGTCTATGCAACAGATACTGTTTCTACATTCGCAACAGCAAATCTCATAGGCGAAGCTACGGCTAATCCATACGAAATCAATGGTACTTACACCATTGCAGACCGTGGTGTGTACAAGTTCTGGGTAGCTTACGACCTTTCTACTGCCGCTAATCTCGGCGATAAGGCTTCAGCTGCATTGACCAACGTAACCATCGGTGGCGTTGAATCAAGCCCTGAAGCAGCAGTTACAGCTACTACTACTATCAAGGAAGGCATTAAGGGTACTATCAGCGTAGGTGCAGACGAAAAATACAAGACTATCCAGTCTGCTATCGATGCGCTGAATGATGGTATCGAAGGTCCTGTTACCATCAGCATTAAGCCGGGTATATATAAGGAACACGTAAACGTTCCTGAGATTCCGGGTATGTCTGAAAACAACACTTTGACGATCGAATCATCTACCGGCAAACCGTCAGATGTTAAGATTTACAACGACCGCTATGCAGATTCAGGCTATTCTGAGGACAAGATGGCGCGTGAATATGGTGTATTTACATTTGATGGTGCCGACTATGTTACACTTCGTGGCGTAGAGGTTACAACAGACAAGATTAATTATCCTTCTGTTGTTCATCTTCGCAATGTAAGTCAGCACGTTACGGTTGATAACTGCTATATCCACGCTCCTATCACAACCAATAATCAGCAAGACGTAAACCTTGTTTATATGTACTCTATCAACAAGGCAAACTGCAACAATGATTATTTCACATTGAAAAATTCTGTGCTTGATGGTGGTTATATCGGTGTGAAACTTGGTGGTACATCTAATGTAAACCTGCCAAAGGAAACAGGTGCTCAAGTTCTTAACAATATTATCCGAAACAACGGTACTAAGGGTATCTATTTGATGAAGGAGGATAACGCTAAGATTATTGGCAATACACTTGAAAATACAACAACGACAAAGGGTAATTTCCTTGCTGCTGACATTCAGAGTGAGACAACTATGCAGATTGAAAACAATAAATTCATTCTTAATATCACTCCTAATACCACAGCATTGTCCATTCGTTCCATCAATGCAACTGCTGATAAGCCTGCAACGATTGTAAATAATTCTTTTGTACTCAATACAAAAGATAACAGTTCTGCTGCTATCAAGATTTCTAGCCCATCCTCAAATATCAATATTGCTCACAACACAGTGCGTGTAATAGGTAAAACCACTGCTCCTGCACTATGGTTTAATGACAATATGGAGAATGTCTCTGTTACTCAAAACATCTTCCAGAATGAGGCAGGCGGCTATGTTTATCGTTTCTACAAGACTGAAAATATCGCTACGATAAAATACAGCAAGAATAATGTATATACTACCGGATCTGTATTTGCCTACGACAAGAATAACATTGCCAAATTTGCAGATTGGACTACAAAGTCTAACGAAGCAGACAGCTACAACGAAACCGTTGAGTTCCTCGATGAAAAGATTCTTGAACCAAAGAACGAAGGCAATCTTTTGAAGACAGTAGCACTCGCTTACGTTGCCAAAGACATCAACGGTACTGTGCGCAATGCCAGCACTCCTACTATGGGTGCTTACGAATACAACGCATCTACTGCCGCTCCTGTTATGGCTGCTGACTATCCTTCTGTTACAAACATCACAGACAGCACAGCAAACGTAAATGTAAAGGCAGATATGAATGCTAAGGCTTACATCGTTGTAAAGAAGAAGGGCGAAGTTGCTCCTACCAAGGAAGAAGTAATTGCTGCAAACAACGTAGTAATCATAAGCAAGGACGAAAAGGGCACATACAATGCAACAGGATTGACCAAAGATGAAACCTACGTTGCTTATGCTGTTCTCGTAAGCCTTCGCGATGCACAGGGCGAAGTTGTTGCAAGCAAGGAGTTCAAGGCTACATCTTCTCCTGCTCCGATTGAACTGAAGGCACCGAAGGTTGTTGCCGACGACAACATCATTGAGGCTGGTTCTGCTGCCAACCTCACAGCAACCATCACAGAAGGCCAGGCTCCTTACACAGTCAAGTGGATTAATGGCAAGCACGAGGAGGTTGCTACTGACGTAGTTCCTACTGAAAACGACGATTATATCATCCTCGTTACTGATGCAAATGGTATGACAGCTACTGACACCTGTCGCGTTTATGTAACTGGCAATGCCGTAACTGCAACATTTGAAAACCTCTATCTCGACAATGAAAGCCATTGGAGTGGTCCGAACAAGTATGGCTCATTTGTTAGTGGTTCATACGAATTCGACAACGGAAATATGCCAGAGTGGAACTATTGGTACAACTTCGGCTATTCAAATGAAACTTCAACCAAATATAAAGGTCTTGCAGATCAGTTCCATAGTGCAGTTGGTGCAGGTGTAGACGGTTCTGAGAACTATGCCGTAGCTTATCCACAGGGTGGAAAAATCACGGTATTCAACAAGGAAGACGGCGACTCTATCCGTGGTTTCTACATCACAAACACAGCTTGGGTAGTAGACGCTGTTAAGAATGGAGACAATATGTCTACCGTTGAAGGTGGATTCCAAAAGGGCGATTACTACAAGCTCACCATAACCGGAAAGGCTAAGGACGGCACGAAGAAGAACGTTGAATACTATCTTGCTGACTACCGTTCAGATAAGGAAGCTGACCGCTATGTACTCGAATCTTGGCAGTGGGTTGATCTCCGTACACTCGGTGCAGTTCAGGAAATCAGCTTCAAGCTCGAAGGCACAAAGAAGAACAATTTTGGTCTTACAACACCTACTTACTTCTGTATGGACAACTTCAACGGCACACGCAAGATTACCGATGCTGCTTCGCAAGAAGTGTCTGACACTATCAACATCGCAGGCTTGTTCACGCCAGATGGCTCTAACGCTACTATCAAGTACGAGTTAGCTGACAGCGTAGACAGCAGTCTTGCTACGAGCGTTGAGGTTACGAAAGACGGCAAGCTCGTTGTCAAAGGCACTTCAAACAAGAACTTCTCTGTAATCGTGAAGATGACACAGGCTGGTAAGATTCAGTTCGTTCGCATCCCTGTAAACTTCACTCCGACAGGCATTACAAGCGTAGGCGAAGATGCAGACAACGGTGCTATCCGCATAGAAAACGGTCATATAATCGTGAATGCAGGTGCCAATGCAAGCGTTCAGGTATATACCACAACCGGTGTACTTGTTGCAAATGCTAAGGGCAATGCTCGTTTGGACGTTGCACAAGGTCTTTACATCGTAAAGGTAACTGCCAACGGCAAGAGCTTCAGCAAGAATGTTATCATTCAATAA
- the trxB gene encoding thioredoxin-disulfide reductase: protein MEKVKTLIIGSGPAGYTAAIYASRSNLSPILYRGIQPGGQLTTTTIIENFPGFKDGIDANQLMMEMHQQAVNVGADVRDGAIVKADLSKRPFICEDERGNVIEANTVIIATGASAKYLGLADEEKYRGQGVSACATCDGFFYRKRTVAVVGGGDTACEEAMYLSGLAKKVYMIVRKPYLRAAEIMQKRVMEQENIEILFNTNTLGLFGENGVEGAHLVRHKGEENEENYDIAIDGFFLAIGHTPNTDLFRGQLELDAQGFIATKGFSTATSIEGVYAAGDVADPTYRQGVIAAATGSMAAIEAERFLQEKGEK, encoded by the coding sequence ATGGAAAAAGTTAAAACCCTTATTATCGGTAGTGGTCCAGCGGGCTACACCGCAGCAATATACGCAAGTCGCTCAAACTTGAGCCCAATACTCTATCGTGGCATTCAGCCCGGTGGACAATTGACAACAACTACCATCATCGAGAATTTTCCCGGTTTCAAGGACGGAATCGATGCCAATCAACTGATGATGGAAATGCACCAGCAGGCAGTTAATGTAGGTGCAGACGTTCGCGACGGTGCCATTGTCAAGGCCGATCTCAGCAAGCGTCCTTTCATTTGCGAGGATGAGCGCGGCAATGTCATCGAAGCCAATACGGTAATTATTGCAACCGGTGCGAGTGCAAAGTATCTCGGACTGGCAGACGAAGAGAAATATCGCGGACAAGGTGTCAGTGCCTGTGCCACTTGCGACGGTTTCTTCTATCGCAAGCGCACCGTTGCCGTAGTGGGTGGCGGCGATACTGCCTGCGAAGAGGCGATGTATCTCTCCGGATTGGCAAAGAAAGTCTATATGATTGTCCGCAAACCATACCTGCGTGCTGCCGAGATTATGCAGAAACGTGTGATGGAACAGGAGAACATTGAGATACTTTTCAATACAAATACGCTCGGCTTGTTCGGCGAAAACGGCGTGGAGGGCGCACATCTTGTAAGACACAAGGGCGAGGAGAACGAAGAAAACTACGACATTGCAATCGATGGTTTCTTCCTTGCAATCGGCCATACTCCCAATACCGACCTCTTCCGTGGCCAGTTGGAACTCGATGCACAAGGCTTCATTGCCACCAAAGGCTTCTCTACGGCAACGAGCATAGAGGGAGTTTATGCTGCCGGCGACGTGGCTGACCCAACTTATCGTCAGGGCGTTATCGCAGCAGCTACCGGTTCTATGGCTGCCATCGAAGCCGAAAGATTCTTACAGGAAAAGGGCGAAAAGTAA
- a CDS encoding deoxynucleoside kinase produces the protein MHIAIAGNIGAGKTTLTTMLAKRYGWKAHFEPVDNNPYLADYYEDMNRWAFNLQIYFLNKRFRDVVEISRSSDTVIQDRTIFEDARIFAPNLHDMGLMSDRDFDNYTHLFDLMLSLVKLPDLMIYIKASVPHLIEHIQMRGREYEQTMRIDYLRGLNERYEEWIKGYQGHLMIVDGDNTDFANNPQDFQRITDMIDDRLFGLFPME, from the coding sequence ATGCATATAGCTATCGCAGGAAATATCGGAGCCGGCAAGACAACACTTACCACAATGCTCGCAAAAAGATATGGTTGGAAGGCACACTTCGAACCAGTAGACAACAATCCATACCTCGCTGACTACTATGAGGATATGAACCGTTGGGCTTTCAACCTTCAGATTTACTTTCTCAACAAGCGTTTCCGTGATGTTGTAGAGATTTCCCGTTCGTCGGACACCGTCATTCAGGACCGCACCATCTTTGAAGATGCCCGCATCTTCGCCCCCAATCTCCACGATATGGGCTTGATGAGCGACCGCGATTTCGACAACTACACTCATCTTTTCGACCTGATGCTCAGTCTTGTAAAGCTCCCCGACCTGATGATTTACATTAAGGCGAGCGTTCCCCACCTCATTGAGCATATCCAGATGCGTGGCAGGGAATATGAACAGACGATGCGAATAGACTATCTCCGCGGTCTGAACGAACGCTACGAGGAATGGATAAAGGGCTATCAGGGACACCTGATGATTGTAGACGGCGACAACACCGACTTTGCCAACAATCCACAGGACTTCCAGAGAATTACGGATATGATCGACGACCGCCTCTTCGGACTGTTCCCGATGGAATAA
- a CDS encoding deoxynucleoside kinase → MHIAIAGNIGSGKTTLTTMLAKRYGWKPRFESVDYNPYLDDYYKDIKRWSFAMEIFFLKERFKDLLEINENDEDVVQDRSIYEGVYVFTANNYAMGNLDERDYETYMELFEDMTDVVKYPDLMIYLRSSVSHLVANIEKRGRDYEQKMPLDYLENINKRYEDFIQNQYKGRVLIIDVDKLDYQHEPKDFGFITDKIDRELFGLF, encoded by the coding sequence ATGCACATAGCAATAGCAGGAAACATCGGAAGCGGAAAGACCACGCTCACCACTATGCTTGCCAAACGATACGGATGGAAGCCAAGGTTTGAGTCGGTGGACTACAATCCCTATCTCGATGACTACTACAAGGACATCAAGCGATGGTCGTTCGCAATGGAAATTTTCTTCCTCAAGGAACGATTCAAGGACTTGCTCGAAATCAATGAGAACGACGAGGATGTTGTTCAGGACCGTTCCATCTATGAGGGAGTTTACGTTTTCACGGCCAACAATTATGCGATGGGAAACCTCGACGAGCGTGATTACGAAACCTATATGGAGCTTTTCGAGGATATGACAGACGTCGTGAAATACCCCGACCTGATGATATATCTCCGCTCATCTGTGAGCCATCTCGTTGCGAACATCGAGAAGCGGGGCAGAGATTACGAGCAGAAAATGCCTCTCGACTACTTGGAGAATATCAACAAACGCTACGAAGACTTTATCCAGAACCAATACAAGGGGCGTGTCCTGATTATTGATGTAGACAAACTCGACTATCAGCACGAGCCAAAGGACTTCGGATTCATTACGGACAAGATAGACCGGGAACTGTTCGGTCTGTTCTAA
- a CDS encoding alkaline phosphatase family protein has product MKKLSTLVLLLAIAIASHAQISRPKLVVGIAVDQMRWDYLYYYYNEYGTDGLRRLLSGGYSFENMHINYAPTVTAIGHASIYTGSVPAIHGIVGNHFWQEDKPVYCCGDPSVQSVGSNSKEGQMSPHRMLTTTIGDQLKIASDFRSKVIGVALKDRASILPAGHSADAAYWWDTSAGNFVSSTYYMKELPKWVNDFNKENRTKPGFNIKMSNSGVTMTFKMAAAALENERLGQGAETDMLCISISPTDAIGHEYGTRGKENHDVYMQLDKDLADFIKVLDAKVGQGNYLLFLSADHGAAHNYNYLKKHRIPAGAWEYKKSVSDLNAFLQNKFGIQPVMGEDNYQFYFDDAMIAKAGKEKDDIIEASVDFLKKDPQFLYVFDEEEIAATTMPEYLRTRLENGYFRNRSGEIGVVTRPQFFGAKNSPDYIGTTHGQPFPYDDHIPWLMYGWNIGKGQSNESVTINDIAATVCAMLKIQMPNGCIGKVRNAK; this is encoded by the coding sequence ATGAAGAAACTATCTACACTTGTGCTGCTTTTGGCAATTGCCATCGCCAGCCACGCGCAGATTTCGCGCCCGAAACTTGTTGTTGGTATTGCCGTCGATCAGATGCGGTGGGACTACCTCTATTATTATTACAATGAATACGGCACAGACGGACTGCGCAGGTTGCTCAGCGGCGGCTATTCCTTCGAGAATATGCACATCAACTACGCGCCTACGGTAACAGCCATCGGCCACGCATCAATATACACCGGCTCCGTCCCGGCCATTCACGGCATTGTCGGCAACCATTTCTGGCAAGAGGATAAGCCCGTTTACTGCTGTGGAGACCCTTCGGTGCAGAGCGTAGGCTCGAACAGCAAGGAGGGACAGATGAGTCCGCACCGAATGCTGACAACCACCATCGGCGACCAACTGAAGATAGCTTCCGACTTCCGTTCGAAGGTTATCGGGGTGGCATTGAAAGACCGTGCATCCATTCTGCCTGCCGGACACTCGGCTGACGCTGCCTACTGGTGGGATACATCGGCAGGCAACTTCGTGTCGTCCACCTATTATATGAAAGAACTGCCCAAATGGGTAAACGACTTCAACAAGGAGAACCGCACGAAACCGGGATTCAACATCAAGATGTCGAACAGCGGCGTTACAATGACTTTCAAGATGGCTGCCGCCGCTCTGGAAAACGAACGGTTGGGACAGGGTGCTGAAACGGATATGCTCTGCATCAGCATTTCGCCCACCGATGCCATCGGACACGAATACGGCACCCGTGGAAAGGAAAACCACGATGTGTATATGCAGTTGGATAAGGATTTGGCAGACTTCATCAAGGTGCTTGACGCAAAGGTGGGGCAAGGAAACTATCTTCTTTTCCTCTCTGCCGACCACGGTGCCGCTCACAACTACAACTATCTGAAGAAGCACCGCATTCCGGCAGGTGCGTGGGAATACAAGAAAAGCGTGTCAGACCTGAATGCTTTTCTGCAAAACAAGTTCGGCATTCAGCCGGTTATGGGCGAGGATAATTATCAGTTCTACTTCGACGACGCGATGATTGCCAAGGCAGGCAAGGAGAAGGACGACATCATTGAAGCCAGTGTGGACTTCCTTAAGAAAGACCCTCAGTTCCTATATGTGTTCGATGAGGAGGAAATAGCAGCAACCACAATGCCCGAATATCTCAGAACCCGTCTTGAAAACGGCTATTTTCGCAACCGTTCCGGCGAAATCGGAGTGGTAACGCGCCCTCAGTTCTTCGGTGCAAAGAACTCTCCCGACTATATCGGCACTACGCACGGACAGCCTTTCCCATACGACGACCATATTCCTTGGCTGATGTATGGCTGGAACATCGGCAAAGGTCAGTCGAACGAGAGTGTAACCATCAACGATATTGCAGCAACCGTATGCGCAATGTTGAAGATTCAGATGCCGAACGGCTGCATCGGTAAGGTAAGAAACGCAAAATAA
- a CDS encoding DUF2262 domain-containing protein, with amino-acid sequence MRNKIIIGTSEFTFDKTIDEYIGKLKIWERQTDVFLNIEDTEEEDIEKIVTEKINWIEGNKDEIVNAFMLENDHYVDVINEMIESGDFKADSSISADDFINALFINNVSIWVKGSDTNLGIDLDAAPDYLLGHLAYMEIDSHYEIEFGGLNG; translated from the coding sequence ATGAGAAACAAAATAATTATCGGTACAAGTGAATTTACATTTGATAAAACAATTGATGAGTATATCGGAAAACTAAAAATATGGGAACGGCAAACAGATGTTTTCTTGAATATCGAAGATACAGAAGAGGAAGATATAGAAAAAATCGTTACTGAAAAAATAAATTGGATAGAGGGTAACAAAGATGAAATCGTAAATGCGTTTATGCTCGAAAACGATCACTATGTAGACGTTATCAATGAGATGATAGAAAGTGGTGATTTCAAGGCTGATAGTTCTATTTCGGCAGACGATTTCATCAATGCTCTGTTTATAAATAATGTTTCTATATGGGTAAAAGGAAGTGATACTAACCTCGGAATCGATTTAGATGCAGCCCCCGATTATCTGCTTGGGCACTTAGCCTATATGGAGATTGACAGCCACTATGAGATTGAGTTTGGCGGACTGAACGGCTGA